In Brachyhypopomus gauderio isolate BG-103 chromosome 18, BGAUD_0.2, whole genome shotgun sequence, the sequence ggtttgttgtggctggtcaggcctggcgtagcacgtcctcgatgttcctggagaggactgccgagcctaggcgactggggtgaagtccatctcggcggtagagtgatggacgctctcggaaactctcccagtGGTCGATGTAGTCCACGCCGGCGCTGCtacaggtgtcccggagccagctgtggagacagaaaagacggCTAAATAACTCGCACCCTCGCCGGAACGTTGGAAGCGGACCGGAGACAACAAGCCTGGCCGACGTCTTCTTCCGCACGGTGTCCAGAAGCGATCGGTAGTGCTCCTTCAGGATCTCGCTGCGCCGGGCGAAGGTGTCGACAGCCCCCACGTGAAGGACGACGGTGCCGAAGTCGTCTCGCTGCTTCAGCGCCGAGGGAAGCCGCCTGGCCACGTCCAGGACACGAGCGCCTGGAAAACATGACACAGTGGGGGTTCTTTTAGCGCCTGGCAGGCTAATCTTTACGTGTCGTGTTATCGAGTCGCCGATAACAAGGATACCGCCCTTATTCTTCTTCGgtgccggcgctggtgagggtggtgtcggacgcaggggtgagggcgaggcggaggacctggagctgagcacctcgaacggatttgcagaggagaagtccggctgaggtaggggtgacgacgccggctgccttccgcgtcctcgctggcgctcccagcctggtgcccgggtcaagatggcggttgcgctgagccgccgtgacgagggagtggagacggccgagtaggcagcgtcgcgggcggcctcgagcctggtcttctcctgggtgagctccgcttgcttctccagaagacgctggatctgccgacccaacttgtccagctccgagccgagcttgacgagagcccgttcctccgcggtagccatgaaaaacagggaagacaaaacagagggagaaagaaagagacggggagaaaacagaaacgagataaaataatcagatgtcggtaagtgtattatactgatttagaattgtagtgtttaatgtaagtgtattaggctatagctaagctatgctaatgtgatacgtgaatccgcgtttgcgtgcgagcgtgctgcCGTGCGCCGGTGAAacaggagtgtcgtcacaggatcTAATCTGATCTAATCTATTTTATAACAGAACTTTAACCACTAACTCTAACTAGTTAACCAATGCACAC encodes:
- the LOC143482368 gene encoding uncharacterized protein LOC143482368, which codes for MRSQHLMRSQRMASQSDQLQRHMERALVKLGSELDKLGRQIQRLLEKQAELTQEKTRLEAARDAAYSAVSTPSSRRLSATAILTRAPGWERQRGRGRQPASSPLPQPDFSSANPFEVLSSRSSASPSPLRPTPPSPAPAPKKNKGGILVIGDSITRHVKISLPGAKRTPTVSCFPGARVLDVARRLPSALKQRDDFGTVVLHVGAVDTFARRSEILKEHYRSLLDTVRKKTSARLVVSGPLPTFRRGCELFSRLFCLHSWLRDTCSSAGVDYIDHWESFRERPSLYRRDGLHPSRLGSAVLSRNIEDVLRQA